Proteins encoded together in one Acholeplasma hippikon window:
- a CDS encoding valine--tRNA ligase — MKQQLSPKYDFKEVEKGRYQFWLDNEFFKAGKDPRKEPFTIVIPPPNVTGKLHLGHAWDTTIQDIIIRRKRMQGYDALYLPGMDHAGIATQAKIDERLKKQGISRYDLGRENYLVKAWEWKEEYSNFIKDQWAALGLSLDYSRERFTLDSQLNQAVNKVFIDLYNKGWIYRGYRIINWDVEAKTALSNIEVEYEETQGKLYHFNYPFVDGTGHLEIATTRPETMFADQALMVHPEDSRYKAFIGKKVFIPGTNREIPVIADDYVDMAFGTGVVKVTPAHDPNDYEVAKRHQLEMPLCMNEDGTMNEMAGKYQGQERFECRKNVTNDLKALGLCPLVEEYTHQVGYSERTGVMVEPRLSLQWFVDMKGLSKQTLENNQVEFVPERFRKTFENWMTNIQDWTISRQLWWGHRIPAWFKGEEVKVQIECPGEGWVQDEDVLDTWFSSALWPFSTLGWPNTEHPDFKRYYPTNVLVTGYDIIFFWVSRMMFQGLEFTGKDPFKQVLLHGLIRDKEGRKMSKSLGNGVDPMDVVAKYGIDALRNFIVSNSAPGMDTRYDEEKIEASWNFINKLWNITRFLTMNIEDASIEINEAELTVFDKWILTRLSETIKEADNFYEKYEFNEVSRVLQNFIWNEFASWYLEISKVSLQNPKLNKNTQAVLLYVLKDVLKLMHPFIPFVTEKLFLEIYDEKSIMVSSWPEAKYDFSNDKQVFAAFEEIVTKVRTLRNEYNVAPSKPLDIILETKSDKVLGELKDIEAYLIKFLNSKSLQFNETSNNDTVLLAGTYANIHVVKSDLIDLKAEKEALLKQKETLEKEIARSEGLLNNQSFISKAPEQKLAIEREKYANYQKQYEDVLEKLKKHVQ; from the coding sequence ATGAAACAACAACTATCTCCGAAGTATGACTTCAAAGAAGTAGAAAAAGGAAGATATCAATTCTGGTTAGATAACGAATTCTTTAAAGCCGGAAAAGATCCAAGAAAAGAACCATTTACAATTGTTATTCCACCACCAAATGTTACTGGTAAATTACATTTAGGGCATGCATGGGATACAACAATTCAAGATATTATTATTCGTCGTAAACGTATGCAAGGATATGATGCTTTATACTTACCAGGTATGGATCATGCTGGTATTGCAACGCAAGCTAAAATTGATGAAAGATTAAAGAAACAAGGCATCTCAAGATATGATTTAGGTAGAGAAAATTATCTTGTTAAAGCTTGGGAATGGAAAGAAGAATATTCTAACTTTATTAAAGATCAATGGGCTGCATTAGGGTTATCTTTAGATTATTCTAGAGAAAGATTTACATTAGATAGTCAATTAAATCAAGCGGTAAACAAAGTATTTATCGATTTATACAACAAAGGATGGATTTACCGTGGCTATCGTATTATTAACTGGGATGTTGAGGCTAAAACAGCTTTATCAAACATTGAAGTTGAATATGAAGAAACACAAGGTAAACTATATCACTTTAATTATCCATTTGTTGATGGAACAGGGCATTTAGAAATTGCGACAACACGTCCTGAAACAATGTTTGCGGACCAAGCATTAATGGTACATCCAGAAGATTCACGTTATAAAGCATTTATTGGCAAAAAAGTATTTATTCCAGGTACAAATAGAGAAATTCCAGTGATTGCAGACGATTATGTAGATATGGCATTTGGTACAGGTGTTGTTAAAGTAACACCAGCACATGACCCAAATGACTATGAAGTTGCTAAACGTCATCAATTAGAAATGCCATTATGTATGAATGAAGATGGTACGATGAACGAAATGGCTGGTAAATATCAAGGTCAAGAACGTTTTGAATGTAGAAAAAATGTAACAAATGATTTAAAAGCACTTGGCTTATGTCCACTCGTTGAAGAATATACTCACCAAGTTGGTTATTCTGAAAGAACTGGTGTTATGGTTGAACCAAGATTATCGCTTCAATGGTTTGTTGATATGAAGGGTTTATCTAAACAAACATTAGAAAATAATCAAGTTGAGTTTGTTCCAGAACGCTTTAGAAAGACTTTTGAAAACTGGATGACAAATATTCAAGACTGGACAATTTCACGTCAATTATGGTGGGGACATCGTATTCCTGCATGGTTTAAAGGTGAGGAAGTTAAAGTTCAAATTGAATGTCCAGGTGAAGGTTGGGTTCAAGATGAAGACGTATTGGATACTTGGTTCTCAAGTGCACTATGGCCATTCTCAACTTTAGGTTGGCCAAATACTGAACATCCTGATTTTAAACGTTATTACCCAACAAATGTATTAGTAACTGGATATGACATTATTTTCTTCTGGGTATCTAGAATGATGTTCCAAGGATTAGAATTCACAGGTAAAGATCCATTCAAACAAGTTTTACTTCATGGTTTAATTCGTGATAAAGAAGGAAGAAAGATGAGTAAATCACTTGGGAATGGTGTAGACCCAATGGATGTTGTTGCTAAATATGGAATTGATGCTTTAAGAAACTTTATCGTATCAAATTCAGCTCCAGGTATGGATACTCGTTATGATGAAGAAAAAATCGAAGCTTCATGGAATTTCATTAATAAACTATGGAATATTACACGTTTCTTAACAATGAATATTGAAGATGCATCAATCGAAATAAATGAAGCTGAATTAACTGTATTTGATAAATGGATTTTAACTAGACTTTCAGAAACAATTAAAGAAGCAGATAATTTCTATGAAAAATATGAATTTAATGAAGTATCGCGTGTCTTACAAAACTTCATTTGGAATGAATTTGCAAGCTGGTATTTAGAAATTTCTAAAGTAAGTTTACAAAATCCAAAACTAAATAAAAATACACAAGCTGTTTTACTTTATGTATTAAAAGATGTATTAAAATTAATGCATCCATTTATTCCATTTGTAACTGAAAAACTATTCTTAGAAATCTATGATGAAAAATCAATTATGGTTTCTTCATGGCCAGAGGCTAAGTATGATTTCAGTAATGATAAACAAGTATTTGCAGCATTTGAAGAGATTGTAACAAAAGTTAGAACATTAAGAAATGAATATAATGTTGCGCCATCTAAACCACTTGATATTATTTTAGAAACTAAATCGGATAAAGTATTAGGTGAATTAAAAGATATTGAAGCATACTTAATTAAGTTCTTAAACTCTAAATCATTACAATTTAATGAAACAAGTAACAATGACACTGTTTTATTAGCAGGAACATATGCAAATATTCATGTTGTAAAGAGTGATTTAATTGACTTAAAGGCTGAGAAAGAAGCTTTATTAAAACAAAAAGAAACTTTAGAAAAAGAAATTGCTCGTTCTGAAGGCTTATTAAATAATCAAAGTTTCATTTCAAAAGCACCAGAACAAAAGTTAGCAATCGAAAGAGAAAAATATGCTAACTATCAAAAACAATACGAAGACGTATTAGAAAAACTAAAGAAACATGTTCAATAA
- a CDS encoding bifunctional folylpolyglutamate synthase/dihydrofolate synthase, whose amino-acid sequence MFNKLEDAINWIVVQQKFRPKTSLIHVKKAFDMLSLDLSHIKKVHVTGTNGKGSTCMYLTKIFVDQGLKVGTFMSPYLVSFNERIKVNGENISDDLLLKHINLIYLVAAKYKDETKETLSFFELLTLTSLSVFHELNLDIIVMEVGIGGLLDATNILNYDASVITNIGYDHMKTLGNTLEEIGLNKLGIVKEHNHLFTTVDKSLYDLFNNYVKDKNAEIMIIKEEDIKILSNLPNIIEYKNETYELSLLGTYQSKNAALAIEVAKFILPEITHESLNQSLSLVSYGGRLEKVLDGVYIDGAHNTHAMKELINTLHSTFKMYNINILFSALSDKEPIKMLEMLEGHVKSITTTAFPDTRYESLASLPFKFEENPKIALENLIKNKSEQDLVIITGSLHFIGYIKKEIIPYLK is encoded by the coding sequence ATGTTCAATAAATTAGAAGATGCAATCAATTGGATTGTAGTTCAACAAAAATTTAGACCAAAAACAAGTCTTATACATGTAAAGAAAGCATTTGACATGCTTTCTTTAGACTTGTCACATATTAAAAAAGTACATGTAACTGGTACCAATGGTAAAGGTTCAACTTGTATGTATCTAACTAAAATCTTTGTTGACCAAGGATTGAAAGTTGGTACATTCATGTCTCCATATTTAGTAAGTTTTAATGAGCGTATTAAAGTGAATGGAGAAAATATTTCAGATGATTTGTTATTGAAACACATTAATTTAATTTATTTGGTTGCTGCAAAATATAAAGATGAAACAAAAGAAACATTATCTTTCTTTGAACTTTTAACATTGACATCGTTAAGTGTGTTTCATGAACTTAATTTAGATATCATTGTCATGGAAGTTGGCATTGGTGGCTTACTAGATGCGACAAACATTTTAAACTATGATGCTTCAGTGATTACAAATATTGGTTATGATCATATGAAAACACTAGGTAATACTTTAGAAGAAATTGGACTCAATAAATTAGGTATAGTTAAAGAACATAATCACTTATTTACAACAGTAGATAAATCATTATATGATTTATTTAATAATTATGTTAAAGATAAAAATGCAGAAATCATGATTATTAAAGAAGAAGATATAAAGATTTTATCTAACTTACCAAATATCATTGAATATAAAAATGAAACTTATGAACTATCACTGTTAGGCACCTATCAATCGAAAAATGCTGCACTAGCAATCGAAGTAGCGAAGTTCATTTTACCTGAAATTACTCATGAAAGTTTAAATCAGAGTTTAAGTTTAGTATCCTATGGTGGAAGATTAGAAAAAGTATTAGATGGTGTTTATATTGATGGTGCACATAATACGCACGCAATGAAAGAATTGATAAATACTTTACATTCTACTTTTAAAATGTATAATATTAATATACTGTTTAGTGCATTATCTGATAAAGAGCCGATAAAAATGCTTGAAATGCTTGAAGGGCATGTGAAAAGTATTACAACGACTGCTTTCCCGGATACTCGTTATGAGAGCTTAGCCTCACTTCCATTTAAATTTGAAGAAAATCCAAAAATAGCGTTAGAAAATTTAATCAAAAATAAAAGCGAACAAGACTTAGTAATCATAACAGGTAGTTTGCACTTTATTGGGTACATTAAAAAAGAAATTATTCCGTACTTGAAATAG
- a CDS encoding alpha/beta fold hydrolase — MLINQTMIYTEQHSAKKPKGIVIITHGIALHALYYRKIAEGLNKGGYSVLLYDVRGHGKSQGDRGDIKTYQTFIDDLHLIVDEVRKDNNLPIYLLGHSMGAVITNVYATQYDDYDGSISLSAPTIPLKLGVLNMLPMWLVGKSKVKTNFKDERLSHFPPSDNVDPYALKYFTFRLAKQVTKKAVSDTLKKVNNIKKPILIMHGTEDKIVSKENAEHLYDLLPIEDKTLKLIQSGYHNLNHDTVTGEVIKEIIHWLDNQIEKSTT; from the coding sequence ATGTTAATTAACCAAACTATGATTTATACTGAGCAACACAGTGCGAAAAAACCTAAAGGGATTGTAATAATTACTCACGGTATAGCACTTCATGCTTTATACTACAGAAAAATTGCAGAGGGTTTAAACAAAGGCGGATATTCCGTCCTTTTGTATGACGTACGCGGTCATGGAAAGAGTCAAGGTGATAGAGGTGATATCAAAACATATCAAACATTCATCGATGACTTACATTTAATCGTTGATGAAGTAAGAAAAGATAATAATCTACCTATCTATTTACTTGGACATTCTATGGGTGCTGTGATAACAAATGTTTATGCAACACAGTATGATGATTATGATGGTTCAATTTCACTTTCTGCGCCAACGATTCCTTTAAAACTTGGTGTTTTAAATATGCTTCCAATGTGGTTGGTTGGTAAGTCTAAAGTTAAAACTAATTTTAAGGATGAAAGATTAAGTCATTTCCCACCTTCAGATAATGTGGATCCATATGCCTTAAAGTACTTCACTTTTAGATTAGCTAAACAAGTAACGAAAAAAGCAGTTAGTGATACACTAAAAAAAGTCAACAACATAAAAAAACCAATACTTATTATGCATGGAACTGAAGATAAAATTGTATCTAAAGAAAATGCAGAACACTTATATGATCTTTTGCCAATAGAAGATAAGACATTAAAACTGATTCAATCAGGTTATCATAATTTAAATCATGATACTGTGACTGGAGAAGTAATTAAAGAAATCATTCATTGGTTAGACAATCAAATAGAAAAAAGCACTACTTAG
- the plsY gene encoding glycerol-3-phosphate 1-O-acyltransferase PlsY, translating into MQFIYIIIALFVSYLIGSIPWGYIIPKVFRNIDIREHGSKNVGSTNVTRTLGKKFGIPVFLLDSFKGALPIIIIRYILQGQIHTDLNFINQYDIVIFYGVAAGVGHIFSIFLRGKGGKAVATGVGAVIALNPIVGLSGILIFFIVAFATRYVSIGSVVATFLVGVGMWISVALAPSQTFETQFFNLIAISFMCLLIIYMHKKNFIRLKNGTENRIGQKKNK; encoded by the coding sequence ATGCAATTTATTTATATAATTATCGCTTTATTCGTTTCTTATTTAATAGGTTCCATTCCATGGGGATACATTATTCCTAAAGTTTTTAGAAATATCGACATTAGAGAACATGGTTCAAAGAACGTTGGATCGACAAATGTCACAAGAACATTAGGTAAAAAATTTGGTATTCCCGTATTTTTACTTGATTCATTTAAAGGTGCTTTACCTATCATTATTATTAGATATATACTTCAAGGACAAATACATACAGATTTAAATTTCATTAATCAGTATGATATTGTAATTTTTTATGGTGTCGCTGCAGGTGTTGGCCACATCTTCTCTATCTTCTTAAGAGGAAAAGGCGGTAAAGCAGTCGCAACTGGTGTTGGTGCAGTTATTGCATTAAATCCAATCGTTGGATTATCAGGCATTCTAATCTTCTTCATTGTTGCATTTGCAACTCGCTACGTATCAATCGGAAGTGTTGTTGCTACTTTTTTAGTTGGTGTTGGTATGTGGATTTCAGTTGCATTAGCACCTAGTCAAACATTCGAAACACAATTCTTTAATTTAATTGCTATTTCATTTATGTGCTTATTAATCATTTATATGCACAAGAAAAACTTTATTAGATTAAAAAATGGTACTGAAAATCGAATTGGTCAAAAGAAAAATAAGTAG
- the hrcA gene encoding heat-inducible transcriptional repressor HrcA — translation MSAKGGMRMLSNRQKLILKAIIDIHSDTAEPVGSKTLMNLPYLNFSSATLRYDMAILEDLGYLEKTHTSSGRIPSEKGYRYYVENLVTRDSEVAKVFPLVDQIFEQKSFTRDDAIQEALKLLSDLTNYTAVAVGPDVEQSKIKRIDFVPLGQTEAVILIVTDTGHVQHQQIRISGDMSMNELREVIKTLDELLKDRTISEAMGVLKEEYAQHELSRFMAYQAQLIDSFVQAFSKFASDKFYLSGMTNVFEQPEFNNVNHIKKFIDMLDRREIIKLIGSDDGLSIKFASDLEVIPMNHMTVVSVPYEVGDGEKGTIALLGPSRMAYKKIIPLLEYIAANLAKLYKNNKE, via the coding sequence ATGAGTGCTAAAGGTGGAATGAGGATGTTATCAAATAGACAAAAGTTAATCTTAAAAGCAATTATTGACATTCATTCGGATACTGCTGAACCAGTAGGGTCAAAGACATTAATGAATTTACCCTATTTAAACTTTTCATCAGCAACACTTCGTTATGATATGGCAATTCTTGAAGATTTAGGATACTTAGAAAAAACGCATACATCATCAGGTAGAATTCCTTCTGAAAAAGGATATCGTTACTATGTAGAAAACTTAGTAACTAGAGATTCGGAAGTTGCGAAAGTCTTTCCACTTGTTGACCAAATCTTCGAACAAAAATCATTTACGAGAGATGATGCAATTCAAGAAGCATTAAAACTCTTATCTGATTTAACAAACTATACAGCTGTGGCTGTTGGCCCAGATGTAGAACAATCAAAAATTAAGCGTATTGACTTTGTTCCTCTCGGACAAACTGAGGCAGTCATTCTGATTGTTACAGATACAGGGCATGTTCAACATCAACAAATTCGTATTAGTGGTGACATGAGTATGAATGAATTAAGAGAAGTTATTAAGACTTTAGATGAACTGCTTAAAGATCGAACAATCAGTGAGGCAATGGGCGTATTAAAAGAAGAGTATGCTCAACATGAATTGAGTCGTTTCATGGCATATCAAGCTCAATTGATAGATTCATTTGTTCAAGCATTTTCTAAATTTGCTTCAGACAAATTCTATTTATCAGGTATGACAAATGTGTTTGAACAACCCGAATTTAATAATGTAAATCACATTAAAAAGTTCATTGATATGTTGGATCGACGTGAAATTATCAAACTCATAGGTAGTGATGATGGCTTATCCATTAAATTTGCTTCAGATTTAGAAGTAATTCCAATGAATCATATGACAGTTGTTTCTGTGCCTTATGAAGTTGGAGACGGAGAAAAAGGTACAATCGCTTTACTTGGACCATCTCGAATGGCATACAAGAAAATTATTCCTCTCTTGGAATACATAGCGGCAAACCTTGCAAAGCTTTACAAAAATAATAAGGAGTGA
- the grpE gene encoding nucleotide exchange factor GrpE, which translates to MKDNKDEIIQDDQIIEETKQEEVKKEESKKEKKSKLEAKIEELENQVKELNDKYLRTLADTENYKKRIDAEKAVMKKYAASSFASELLVPYEQFSKIVEFPTEDPVLKNFLIGFKMIKDQFEQALEREGVKEIQALGKAFDANLHHAIEKESNKEKENGIVLEVLQKGYYFKDRVLRPAMVKVNEWSEENHGENK; encoded by the coding sequence GTGAAAGACAACAAAGATGAAATCATTCAAGATGATCAAATAATTGAAGAAACAAAACAAGAAGAAGTGAAAAAAGAAGAATCAAAAAAAGAAAAAAAATCAAAGTTAGAAGCTAAAATTGAAGAATTAGAAAACCAAGTTAAAGAGTTGAATGATAAATATTTAAGAACTTTAGCGGATACTGAAAACTACAAAAAGAGAATCGATGCAGAAAAGGCAGTCATGAAGAAATATGCAGCGTCAAGTTTTGCATCAGAATTATTAGTTCCATACGAACAATTCTCTAAGATTGTTGAGTTCCCGACTGAAGATCCGGTATTAAAAAACTTCTTAATTGGTTTTAAGATGATTAAAGACCAATTCGAACAAGCATTAGAAAGAGAAGGTGTTAAAGAAATTCAAGCTTTAGGAAAAGCATTTGACGCTAATCTACACCATGCTATCGAAAAGGAAAGTAATAAAGAAAAAGAAAACGGAATTGTTTTAGAAGTATTACAAAAAGGATATTATTTCAAAGATCGCGTATTAAGACCAGCAATGGTTAAAGTTAATGAATGGAGTGAAGAAAATCATGGCGAAAACAAATAA
- the dnaK gene encoding molecular chaperone DnaK, with protein sequence MAKTNKIIGIDLGTTNSCVSVMEGNEVKVIANAEGGRTTPSVVAFKGDEILVGDVAKRQMITNPNTIYSIKRHMGDMNYTVDINGKKYTPQQISAYILQNLKKTAEDYLGATVTEAVITVPAYFNDAQRQATKDAGTIAGLNVRRIINEPTASALAYGIDKTEKEQTVLVFDLGGGTFDVSILHLADGTFEVVSTAGDNKLGGDDFDEKIYKFLAAEFKKEHGVDLLLDKMALQRLKDAAEKAKKELSGVTTTTISLPFITMGAAGPLHLEYNLTRAKFNEITKDLVERTIVPVRRALSDAKMTVKDIDQILLVGGSTRIPAVQELVTKEFGKEPNRSVNPDEVVAMGAAIQGAVLAGDVKDVLLLDVTPLSLGIETLGGVFTKLIERNTTIPTSKSQVFSTAADNQPAVDIHVLQGERPMAADNKTLGRFQLTDIPLAPRGVPQIEVTFDIDANGIVSVRAKDLGTNKEQKITISGNGGLSKEEIEKMVRQAEENAEADAKRKEMADVRNESDNFIFQAEKALVDLGEEVTAEEKESVNKAIEALKEALKGDDLEDIKAKKDELMKASQSVAVKAYEKAQKNNGGNNNGSNDSNTVDAEFTE encoded by the coding sequence ATGGCGAAAACAAATAAAATTATTGGTATTGACTTAGGTACAACAAACTCATGCGTTTCTGTAATGGAAGGTAATGAAGTTAAAGTTATTGCAAATGCTGAAGGTGGGAGAACTACACCATCAGTAGTAGCATTCAAGGGTGATGAAATCTTAGTAGGTGATGTTGCAAAACGTCAAATGATTACTAACCCAAATACTATTTATTCAATTAAACGTCACATGGGTGACATGAACTATACTGTGGATATTAACGGAAAAAAATATACTCCACAACAAATTTCTGCATACATCTTACAAAACTTAAAGAAAACTGCAGAAGATTATTTAGGTGCTACAGTTACAGAAGCTGTTATTACAGTTCCTGCTTACTTTAATGACGCTCAACGTCAAGCAACTAAAGATGCTGGTACAATCGCTGGATTAAACGTTAGACGTATTATCAATGAACCAACAGCATCAGCATTAGCATACGGTATTGATAAAACAGAAAAAGAACAAACTGTCTTAGTATTCGACTTAGGTGGCGGTACATTCGACGTTTCAATCTTACACTTAGCTGATGGTACATTTGAAGTTGTTTCAACTGCAGGTGACAACAAGTTAGGTGGAGATGACTTTGACGAAAAAATCTATAAATTCTTAGCGGCAGAGTTCAAGAAAGAACACGGCGTTGACTTATTATTAGACAAAATGGCTTTACAAAGATTAAAAGATGCTGCTGAAAAAGCTAAGAAAGAATTATCAGGTGTAACAACAACTACAATCTCATTACCATTCATCACAATGGGAGCTGCAGGTCCATTACACTTAGAATATAACTTAACAAGAGCTAAATTTAATGAAATCACTAAAGACTTAGTTGAAAGAACAATTGTTCCAGTTCGTCGTGCATTATCAGATGCTAAGATGACTGTAAAAGACATTGATCAAATCTTATTAGTTGGTGGTTCAACAAGAATTCCAGCTGTTCAAGAATTAGTAACTAAAGAATTTGGCAAAGAACCAAACAGATCAGTTAACCCTGATGAAGTTGTAGCAATGGGTGCTGCAATTCAAGGTGCTGTATTAGCTGGTGATGTTAAAGACGTATTATTATTAGACGTTACACCACTATCATTAGGTATTGAAACATTAGGTGGTGTATTCACTAAGTTAATCGAAAGAAATACAACAATTCCTACATCTAAATCACAAGTATTCTCAACAGCTGCAGATAACCAACCAGCAGTAGATATTCACGTATTACAAGGTGAACGTCCAATGGCAGCAGATAACAAAACATTAGGTCGTTTCCAATTAACAGATATTCCTCTAGCACCACGCGGTGTACCTCAAATTGAAGTTACATTCGATATTGATGCTAACGGTATTGTTTCAGTGCGTGCTAAAGATTTAGGTACAAATAAGGAACAAAAGATTACTATCTCTGGTAACGGTGGATTATCTAAAGAAGAAATCGAAAAGATGGTAAGACAAGCTGAGGAAAATGCTGAAGCAGATGCTAAACGTAAAGAAATGGCAGATGTAAGAAATGAATCAGACAACTTCATTTTCCAAGCTGAAAAAGCTTTAGTTGATCTTGGTGAAGAAGTAACTGCTGAAGAAAAAGAATCAGTTAATAAGGCTATCGAAGCGCTTAAAGAAGCGTTAAAAGGTGATGACCTTGAAGATATCAAAGCTAAAAAAGATGAATTAATGAAGGCTTCTCAATCAGTTGCTGTTAAAGCATATGAAAAGGCTCAAAAGAACAACGGCGGAAACAATAACGGATCAAACGATTCAAATACTGTTGACGCAGAATTCACTGAATAA
- the dnaJ gene encoding molecular chaperone DnaJ → MAEKRDYYEVLGISKTASAEEIKKAYRALAKKYHPDVSKEPDAEKKFKEVQEAYDVLNDPQKKAQYDQFGHAGANGDPFGGAGFGGFSGGFGGFEDIINSFFGGGGQRQRSSNARQQGDDIQMRMTIDFMEAVLGTKKPVEVEITEECGHCHGSGAESSKDVETCSRCHGSGYINVDQRTMFGTMRTQTACPTCGGKGQTIKNKCHVCSGNGRVKTKKKVDVKIPAGVQDDMTLRVPGYGHGGTKGAEAGDLYINFRVKPHKLFKRNGADIVLEVPITFAQAALGDKIEVPTIYGKSELSIPQGIQSGTVLKIKDKGTKDVRTGKQGDQNVIITVETPKNLSSDEKKLYEQLRDLDQPRKKSAWEKFKEFFTN, encoded by the coding sequence ATGGCAGAAAAAAGAGATTACTATGAGGTTCTTGGTATTTCCAAGACTGCCTCAGCAGAAGAAATTAAAAAAGCATATCGCGCTTTAGCTAAGAAATATCACCCTGACGTTTCTAAAGAGCCAGATGCAGAAAAGAAATTTAAAGAAGTTCAAGAAGCTTATGATGTCTTAAATGACCCACAAAAGAAAGCTCAATATGATCAATTTGGGCATGCTGGCGCAAATGGAGACCCATTTGGTGGCGCTGGATTTGGTGGATTTAGTGGTGGATTTGGTGGTTTTGAAGATATTATCAATTCATTCTTTGGTGGTGGTGGACAACGTCAACGTTCTTCAAACGCACGTCAACAAGGTGATGACATTCAAATGCGTATGACAATCGATTTCATGGAAGCAGTCTTAGGAACTAAAAAACCTGTTGAAGTTGAAATAACAGAAGAATGTGGTCACTGCCATGGAAGTGGAGCGGAAAGTTCTAAAGATGTTGAAACATGTTCTAGATGTCATGGAAGTGGATATATTAATGTAGACCAAAGAACTATGTTTGGTACAATGCGTACGCAAACAGCATGTCCAACATGTGGCGGCAAAGGTCAAACAATTAAAAATAAATGTCACGTATGTTCAGGCAACGGACGAGTAAAAACTAAGAAAAAAGTTGATGTTAAGATTCCAGCAGGTGTACAAGATGATATGACATTACGTGTTCCAGGATATGGTCACGGTGGTACAAAAGGTGCAGAGGCAGGGGACTTATATATTAACTTTAGAGTTAAACCTCATAAACTCTTCAAACGTAATGGTGCCGATATTGTCTTAGAAGTTCCTATCACTTTTGCACAAGCAGCATTAGGTGATAAGATTGAAGTGCCTACAATTTATGGAAAATCTGAATTATCAATTCCTCAAGGTATTCAATCTGGTACTGTCTTAAAGATTAAAGATAAAGGTACAAAAGATGTTAGAACTGGTAAACAAGGTGATCAAAATGTTATTATCACAGTTGAAACACCGAAGAATCTATCATCTGATGAAAAGAAACTTTACGAACAATTAAGAGATCTTGATCAACCAAGAAAGAAATCAGCCTGGGAAAAATTTAAAGAATTTTTCACAAATTAA